Proteins found in one Mucilaginibacter inviolabilis genomic segment:
- a CDS encoding metallophosphoesterase — translation MREQALNITLIVTILLLIDLYVLHGIRGAFKKWKLPHSGDFTFFYWFISILLITGLLLAVYVNLGVGPRAAFLLAFFLIFLGKISFLPFLMIDDLRRMLVLRRNRLKRKSEDISIPPQEHAIPRSEFLMKAGLLAGAIPLAAIKISMPKGLYDYHVKYQTMYLPNLPKAFDGIKLGQISDIHSGSFYNKKAVLGGVEMLLKEKPDFIFFTGDLVNGQSSEMSDYQDIFSKVKAPLGVYSSLGNHDYGDYGTWPSIADKKKDHQDLIATHKNMGWNLLLNEHRRLKVNGEEIGILGVENWGELSMFPKYGRMDLTTKNTDDLPVKLLLSHDPSHWRGEVLPQYPQIDAMFSGHTHGMQFGVRTEHFQWSPIEYVYKEWAGHYQEGKQQLYVNVGYGFVGLAGRVGILPEITIFTLKAGQDPSGYRS, via the coding sequence ATGAGGGAACAGGCACTCAACATAACACTAATTGTTACTATACTGCTGCTGATTGACCTGTATGTATTACACGGCATACGCGGCGCGTTTAAAAAATGGAAGTTGCCCCACTCGGGCGACTTTACTTTTTTTTATTGGTTTATTTCTATTCTATTGATAACCGGGCTACTGCTGGCTGTTTATGTAAACTTAGGCGTAGGTCCGCGGGCTGCTTTTCTCCTGGCTTTTTTCCTGATTTTTTTAGGTAAGATATCATTTCTACCTTTTCTCATGATTGATGATCTGAGGCGAATGCTGGTATTACGACGTAACCGGCTAAAAAGAAAGTCCGAAGATATCAGCATTCCTCCGCAGGAGCATGCCATACCCCGCTCTGAGTTTTTAATGAAAGCTGGTTTACTTGCGGGTGCCATACCGCTGGCAGCCATCAAAATCAGCATGCCTAAAGGTTTGTATGATTATCATGTAAAATATCAAACCATGTATCTGCCCAATTTGCCCAAAGCCTTTGATGGCATTAAGCTGGGACAAATATCAGATATACATTCGGGCAGCTTTTACAACAAAAAAGCAGTACTTGGCGGCGTAGAAATGTTGCTAAAAGAAAAACCTGATTTCATTTTCTTCACTGGCGATCTGGTGAATGGACAATCCTCCGAAATGAGCGATTATCAGGACATCTTCTCTAAAGTAAAGGCCCCGCTTGGGGTTTATAGCTCACTGGGCAATCATGATTATGGCGATTATGGCACCTGGCCATCCATAGCCGATAAAAAGAAGGATCATCAGGATCTGATAGCTACCCATAAAAACATGGGCTGGAACCTTTTGCTTAACGAACACCGGCGTTTAAAAGTTAATGGCGAAGAGATAGGTATACTGGGTGTTGAAAATTGGGGTGAGTTGAGTATGTTCCCCAAGTATGGCCGCATGGATCTTACAACCAAAAACACGGATGATCTTCCGGTAAAACTATTGTTATCTCACGATCCGTCACATTGGCGTGGCGAAGTATTACCCCAATATCCACAGATAGACGCCATGTTTTCGGGTCATACACATGGTATGCAGTTTGGTGTTCGTACAGAGCATTTTCAATGGAGCCCTATCGAATACGTTTATAAAGAGTGGGCAGGTCATTATCAGGAAGGTAAACAGCAATTATATGTGAACGTGGGATATGGTTTTGTTGGTTTAGCGGGCAGAGTTGGAATATTACCGGAGATTACGATATTTACATTAAAAGCCGGCCAGGACCCTTCGGGATACCGATCTTAA
- a CDS encoding carbohydrate kinase family protein → MNKQVLSFGEVLWDAFGDGKKAGGAPMNVARHLVQQGVNVAFASSVGMDNSGDGLINFLQKSGLNSPLIQRDDELPTCEVTVQLDENNQATYIIPEPVSWDNIQTTAELTTAGKKASAIVYGSLSCRETATRETLLNLLDETPALKIFDVNLRPPHYALSTIETLAARAHIVKMNEEEATLLIGGSSDSLRDQIIEFRSKYHNQTICVTRGERGAIVWHDHEFYESPGCPVKVSDSVGAGDAFLATFVAGILAKHPMQTIVDKACSVGAFVASQRGANPVYPPELLNSLAYL, encoded by the coding sequence ATGAATGTAGCAAGGCACTTAGTGCAGCAAGGAGTTAATGTTGCATTTGCAAGTTCTGTAGGTATGGATAACAGCGGCGACGGTTTGATAAATTTTTTGCAAAAAAGCGGTCTCAACTCCCCTCTTATTCAACGCGATGACGAATTACCTACCTGCGAAGTAACCGTTCAGCTAGACGAAAACAACCAGGCTACCTATATTATACCCGAACCCGTATCCTGGGATAATATCCAAACCACGGCTGAACTGACCACAGCCGGCAAAAAGGCATCAGCTATTGTGTATGGCAGCCTTTCCTGCCGCGAAACCGCCACCCGCGAAACCCTGCTTAACCTGCTCGACGAAACACCGGCGCTAAAAATTTTTGATGTAAACCTCAGACCGCCTCATTATGCACTGTCCACCATCGAAACACTTGCCGCCCGTGCGCACATCGTAAAAATGAATGAAGAAGAAGCAACTCTTCTGATAGGTGGCAGCAGCGATTCATTACGTGATCAGATCATTGAGTTTCGCTCCAAATATCACAACCAAACTATTTGTGTAACCCGCGGCGAACGTGGTGCTATTGTATGGCATGATCATGAATTTTATGAAAGCCCCGGCTGCCCCGTAAAAGTAAGTGATTCGGTAGGTGCCGGCGATGCGTTCCTGGCCACTTTTGTTGCCGGTATACTGGCCAAACACCCCATGCAAACTATTGTTGATAAAGCATGCTCTGTAGGTGCCTTTGTGGCCAGCCAGCGTGGTGCCAATCCGGTTTATCCACCAGAACTATTAAATAGCCTGGCGTATTTGTAA
- a CDS encoding vWA domain-containing protein: MRGFGFSKFKPNQIPKGGFDELLKLFLELLNYTSGDAGEALAWLNELDKQYNLTNDDYGMGDFIDELKQKGYLDEDRQNGGFNITAKTEQSIRQSALEEIFGKLKKSGKGNHRSPQSGQGDEKNAERREFEFGDSLDQIDMTQSIHNAQVNHGIGDFMMTERDLEVEEMDYKTLTSTVLMIDISHSMILYGEDRITPAKKVAMALAELIRTKYPKDTLDIVVFGNDAWPITLQDLPYLQVGPYHTNTYAGLELATDLLRRRKTHNKQIFMITDGKPTCLKEGTRYYKNSIGLDRKVVNKTLNMAAQCKRLKIPITTFMIAKDPYLQQFVRKFTETNGGKAFYSSLTGLGEYIFEDYIKNRRKTVR; encoded by the coding sequence ATGCGCGGTTTTGGATTTTCCAAATTTAAGCCAAACCAAATCCCCAAAGGCGGATTTGACGAATTATTAAAATTATTCCTGGAATTGCTCAACTATACTTCGGGCGATGCAGGCGAAGCTTTGGCCTGGCTTAACGAACTCGATAAACAATACAACCTCACCAATGACGATTATGGCATGGGTGATTTTATTGACGAACTGAAACAAAAAGGCTATCTGGACGAGGACCGTCAAAATGGTGGCTTTAATATCACCGCCAAAACAGAGCAAAGCATCAGGCAATCGGCGCTGGAAGAGATATTTGGTAAACTCAAAAAATCAGGCAAAGGCAATCACCGCAGCCCACAATCGGGTCAGGGTGATGAAAAAAATGCAGAACGCCGTGAGTTTGAATTTGGCGATAGTCTGGATCAGATAGACATGACCCAATCTATCCATAATGCACAGGTTAACCATGGCATTGGCGATTTTATGATGACCGAGCGCGACCTGGAAGTAGAAGAAATGGATTACAAAACTCTTACTTCCACCGTATTGATGATCGATATCTCACATTCCATGATCTTATACGGCGAAGACAGGATAACTCCTGCCAAAAAAGTAGCCATGGCTTTGGCCGAACTGATCCGCACCAAATACCCAAAAGACACCCTGGATATTGTTGTATTTGGTAATGATGCCTGGCCCATAACTTTGCAGGACCTGCCCTATTTACAGGTTGGCCCATATCATACCAATACCTATGCAGGATTGGAACTGGCTACCGATCTGCTCCGTAGGCGTAAAACGCACAATAAACAGATCTTTATGATCACCGATGGTAAACCTACTTGTTTAAAAGAAGGCACCCGGTATTATAAAAACAGCATCGGCCTGGATAGAAAAGTGGTGAATAAAACACTGAACATGGCAGCCCAATGTAAACGCTTAAAAATACCCATTACCACTTTTATGATAGCTAAGGACCCGTATTTACAGCAGTTTGTTCGTAAGTTTACGGAAACCAACGGCGGAAAAGCTTTTTACAGTTCATTAACAGGCCTGGGCGAATATATTTTTGAAGACTATATTAAAAACAGAAGAAAAACGGTAAGGTAA
- a CDS encoding VOC family protein — MKIDRIDHLVLTVIDIEATCTFYRNVLGMEVETFGEGRKALKFGNQKLNLHQKGKEFEPKADHPTPGAIDICFIATDAIDQLKAELENKNIQTQGVFERTGATGKIRSIYFRDPDQNLIEVSNYL; from the coding sequence ATGAAAATCGACCGTATAGATCACCTGGTTTTAACCGTAATAGATATAGAGGCAACCTGTACATTTTATAGAAATGTATTGGGTATGGAGGTTGAAACGTTTGGGGAGGGTAGAAAAGCCCTGAAGTTTGGCAATCAAAAACTCAACCTGCATCAAAAGGGAAAGGAGTTTGAACCAAAAGCCGATCATCCCACTCCCGGAGCCATTGACATTTGTTTTATCGCAACAGACGCTATTGACCAGCTTAAAGCAGAACTCGAAAATAAGAACATACAAACACAGGGAGTATTTGAACGTACCGGCGCCACCGGCAAAATACGATCGATCTATTTCCGCGACCCCGATCAAAACCTGATCGAGGTTAGTAATTACCTATAA
- a CDS encoding sigma 54-interacting transcriptional regulator — protein sequence MNKLLDIKTLGELKKTDYKSRSVKDELRANLITQLKKREGGFEGIVGFEDTVIPDLQTAILSRHNILLLGLRGQAKTRIARLLVNLLDEYIPYIEGSDLFDDPYNPISWYGHNAVTQLGDATPIGWIHRSERYTEKLATPDVTVADLIGDVDPIKAATLKLTYSDERVIHFGLIPRAHRGIFVINELPDLQARIQVSLFNILQERDIQIRGFKLRLPLDIQFVFTANPEDYTNRGSIVTPLKDRIESQILTHYPRTVEISRKITQQEASLTEEQRANIEADSLVKNLVEQIAFEARNSEYIDKKSGVSARLTISAFENLISNAERRMIINNEISTFVRITDFLGVIPAITGKIELVYEGELEGPGKVANILIGKAIKASLLQFFPDPEKAKKAKGVNPYASIINWFGEGNNLALVDDLSLQDYKKALNEVAGLKDLVKKTHPRLTENQQLLLMEFVLHGLSEFSQLNKGFLDNGFAFSDMFNSLFNLQPDDEDDLDLDDDRY from the coding sequence ATGAACAAACTACTCGATATAAAAACACTCGGTGAGTTAAAAAAAACTGATTATAAAAGCCGATCGGTAAAAGATGAATTACGTGCCAACCTGATTACCCAATTAAAAAAACGCGAAGGCGGTTTTGAAGGTATCGTTGGTTTTGAAGATACTGTTATACCTGATTTGCAAACCGCTATCCTGTCAAGACACAATATATTATTGCTGGGTTTACGCGGTCAGGCTAAAACGCGTATCGCACGCCTGCTGGTGAATCTCTTGGATGAATATATACCTTATATTGAAGGCTCAGACCTGTTTGACGATCCGTATAACCCCATATCATGGTATGGACATAATGCAGTAACCCAATTAGGCGATGCAACCCCTATAGGCTGGATCCATCGCTCAGAACGTTATACCGAAAAACTGGCTACCCCCGATGTTACCGTTGCCGATCTGATTGGTGATGTTGATCCTATCAAGGCAGCCACTTTAAAATTAACCTATTCAGACGAACGCGTTATCCACTTTGGCTTAATTCCACGGGCACACCGCGGTATCTTTGTGATTAACGAGCTTCCCGATCTGCAGGCACGTATACAAGTGTCACTATTTAATATATTACAAGAAAGGGACATACAGATACGTGGTTTTAAACTACGCTTACCGCTGGATATCCAGTTTGTATTTACCGCTAATCCGGAAGATTATACCAACCGCGGTTCTATAGTTACGCCTTTAAAAGACCGTATCGAAAGCCAGATATTAACTCATTATCCCCGCACGGTTGAAATTTCACGCAAGATTACCCAGCAAGAAGCCTCTCTTACCGAAGAGCAACGCGCCAATATTGAGGCCGACAGCCTGGTAAAAAACCTGGTAGAGCAGATTGCTTTTGAAGCCCGTAATTCTGAATATATCGATAAAAAATCGGGCGTATCGGCACGTTTAACCATCTCGGCATTTGAAAACCTGATCAGCAATGCCGAGCGTCGCATGATCATCAATAACGAAATCAGCACTTTTGTACGCATTACCGACTTTTTGGGGGTTATCCCAGCCATAACTGGTAAGATTGAGCTGGTATATGAAGGTGAACTGGAAGGTCCGGGCAAGGTGGCCAATATCCTGATAGGGAAAGCCATTAAAGCGTCTTTACTGCAATTTTTCCCAGATCCAGAAAAAGCTAAAAAGGCCAAAGGTGTAAACCCATATGCCAGCATCATTAATTGGTTTGGTGAGGGCAATAACCTGGCATTAGTTGATGACCTGTCATTACAGGATTATAAAAAAGCACTTAATGAAGTAGCCGGATTAAAAGACCTGGTTAAAAAAACGCATCCACGTTTAACCGAAAATCAACAGCTATTGTTGATGGAATTTGTATTGCATGGCCTGTCGGAGTTTTCACAACTCAACAAGGGTTTCTTAGATAATGGCTTTGCATTCTCAGATATGTTCAATAGTTTGTTTAATTTGCAGCCTGATGACGAAGACGATCTTGATTTAGATGATGATCGTTATTAA
- a CDS encoding UbiA family prenyltransferase yields the protein MKKIFQPVFDFLLFSNIFMSLCAVAQALLTFQLIGAKPMFPVLALLFTSTLGIYNFCILIARPKQPESSPYKRVRWFFAHYRLMVTFTIVSLLSLVPLFFLITTESKILLIFLGCLSFTYGLPLFTVGDHKFGLRNIPGLKPFLITLVWTLSCVLFPVLEVLHLHNNDISMRDTTILIAKRFLFIGALTIPFDIRDLFEDRKQGLKTIPVAWGEKNAYLFCQVLLAGYVILLFLFRANGFSTDFWALTVTVILTGWLIFKSAWEKDEYYYFFFMDGVLILQYVVLMAFRFLFGH from the coding sequence ATGAAAAAAATATTTCAACCTGTTTTTGATTTCCTGCTGTTCAGTAATATTTTCATGTCGCTTTGTGCTGTTGCCCAGGCTTTGCTTACCTTCCAGCTGATTGGTGCAAAACCTATGTTTCCTGTCTTAGCGTTATTATTTACATCAACCCTGGGCATTTACAATTTTTGTATACTCATTGCGCGCCCCAAACAACCCGAGTCATCACCATATAAACGGGTACGTTGGTTTTTTGCACATTACAGGCTTATGGTAACTTTTACCATCGTGTCCTTATTATCGCTCGTGCCTTTGTTCTTTTTGATTACTACCGAGTCGAAAATATTGCTCATTTTTTTGGGCTGCTTATCATTTACCTATGGCTTGCCACTATTTACTGTTGGTGATCATAAGTTTGGGCTTCGTAATATACCCGGCCTAAAACCATTTCTGATCACACTGGTATGGACACTGAGTTGTGTTTTGTTTCCCGTACTGGAGGTACTCCACCTGCATAACAATGACATATCTATGCGCGATACTACCATACTGATAGCTAAACGCTTTTTATTTATCGGTGCCCTTACTATTCCTTTTGACATCCGCGATTTGTTTGAAGATCGCAAACAAGGTTTAAAAACCATCCCGGTTGCCTGGGGCGAAAAAAACGCTTACCTGTTTTGCCAGGTTTTGTTGGCAGGCTATGTCATTTTGTTGTTTCTGTTCAGGGCTAATGGTTTCAGTACCGATTTTTGGGCCTTAACCGTTACCGTAATTTTAACAGGCTGGCTCATATTTAAATCGGCATGGGAAAAAGATGAGTATTACTATTTCTTTTTTATGGATGGTGTGCTCATACTACAATATGTAGTATTGATGGCATTCCGCTTTCTTTTTGGCCATTAA
- a CDS encoding class I SAM-dependent methyltransferase has protein sequence MAANFNNSAWFYDRLSRLIYGHALVNAQLYLLSFIKPGSRVLIVGGGTGWILEELTKIHPSGLLITYVEVAAAMMNLSKKRDIGGNEIVYIQNVIEQVNLTPGFDAVITPFLFDNFTEQTLKTVFTHIHTTLKPGALWLNADFQLTGKWWQQFLLKSMFVFFRLICGIEAGKLPEIKTCFISNSYTVVDERTFYSDFIVANIYRNAMVYM, from the coding sequence ATGGCGGCTAACTTTAATAATTCAGCCTGGTTTTATGACCGCCTTTCCCGTTTGATTTATGGTCATGCGTTGGTAAATGCCCAGTTATATCTGCTCAGCTTTATTAAGCCGGGCTCCCGGGTGCTTATTGTTGGTGGCGGTACCGGTTGGATATTGGAAGAGCTTACAAAAATACATCCATCCGGTTTGCTAATTACCTATGTGGAAGTTGCCGCAGCAATGATGAACTTATCGAAAAAAAGAGACATCGGAGGTAATGAGATCGTTTATATTCAAAACGTAATTGAACAGGTAAACTTAACGCCCGGTTTTGACGCCGTGATAACCCCTTTTCTGTTTGATAATTTCACAGAACAAACATTAAAGACGGTATTTACTCATATACATACCACACTAAAACCGGGAGCCCTGTGGCTCAATGCCGATTTTCAACTTACCGGCAAATGGTGGCAACAGTTCTTACTGAAAAGTATGTTCGTTTTTTTCAGGTTGATTTGTGGTATTGAGGCAGGTAAACTACCCGAAATAAAAACATGTTTTATCTCGAATAGCTATACTGTGGTAGATGAAAGGACTTTTTATAGCGATTTTATTGTGGCCAATATATACCGGAATGCTATGGTTTACATGTAA